The following coding sequences are from one Bradyrhizobium sp. 200 window:
- a CDS encoding efflux RND transporter periplasmic adaptor subunit, with translation MSLLFLTACEGQQRPPGAPPRPEVGVVALHSRSVAITTELPGRTAASLTAEVRPQVNGIVQARLFNEGSEVKQGDPLYQIDPASYRASYDSAVAAHQKAEAAVPSAEAKVERYQGLVKQNAVSKQDFDDARAALAQAKADVASAQANVETARINLAYTKITAPIGGRIDKSSLTPGALVTASQTTAFTTIRTLDPINVDVTESSTNLLNWRQAVSDGRIKFGGPDVNVKLKLENGAVYSHTGKLSVVESYVSETTGTFALRAQFPNPDRLLLPGMYVRAVIEQGVAESSFLVPQRAVTRNTKGEPTAMLVAPDGKVELRVLSVGRGVGNNWLVDGGIRSGDRVIVQGMQLVRPGQDVSAVEVTIDETTGEVRGRKQGSTQSGIQQSAGRERGPDSGPAVRN, from the coding sequence CTGTCGCTCCTCTTCTTGACAGCTTGTGAAGGGCAGCAGCGCCCCCCCGGTGCACCTCCCAGGCCCGAGGTGGGCGTCGTCGCGCTTCATTCTCGATCAGTAGCGATAACAACCGAGCTACCGGGCCGCACCGCAGCATCGTTGACAGCGGAGGTGCGCCCGCAAGTGAACGGCATCGTTCAAGCCCGCCTGTTCAACGAAGGGAGCGAGGTCAAGCAGGGTGATCCACTCTACCAGATTGATCCGGCAAGCTATCGAGCGTCATACGACAGCGCCGTGGCGGCGCACCAGAAAGCCGAGGCAGCCGTGCCGAGCGCCGAAGCCAAGGTCGAACGATATCAGGGGCTGGTCAAGCAGAATGCGGTGAGTAAACAGGACTTCGATGATGCCCGCGCGGCGCTTGCGCAGGCTAAGGCCGACGTGGCTTCGGCCCAGGCCAACGTCGAGACCGCCCGCATCAATCTCGCCTATACCAAGATCACCGCGCCGATCGGGGGGCGGATCGACAAATCCTCGCTCACGCCCGGTGCACTTGTGACGGCCAGTCAAACTACGGCCTTTACCACCATTCGCACGCTCGATCCGATCAATGTCGACGTGACCGAATCCAGCACGAACCTGCTCAACTGGCGGCAAGCTGTCAGTGACGGGCGCATCAAGTTTGGCGGTCCGGATGTAAACGTCAAGCTGAAGCTCGAAAACGGCGCGGTCTACTCGCACACCGGCAAGCTTTCCGTCGTCGAGTCCTATGTCAGCGAGACGACCGGAACGTTCGCGTTGCGAGCGCAATTTCCCAATCCCGATCGACTGCTTCTTCCCGGCATGTACGTGCGGGCCGTTATCGAGCAAGGCGTCGCCGAAAGCAGCTTCCTGGTACCGCAGCGCGCCGTCACGCGGAACACAAAGGGTGAGCCCACGGCGATGCTTGTCGCGCCCGACGGCAAGGTGGAGTTGCGCGTCTTGTCGGTCGGCAGAGGCGTGGGAAACAACTGGCTTGTCGACGGCGGCATTCGGAGCGGCGATCGCGTCATCGTTCAGGGCATGCAGTTGGTGCGGCCAGGTCAGGATGTCAGCGCTGTCGAGGTCACGATCGACGAGACGACGGGCGAAGTTCGTGGTCGAAAGCAGGGATCTACGCAATCTGGGATACAGCAATCAGCTGGACGTGAACGGGGGCCGGATTCCGGCCCGGCAGTCAGGAACTAG
- a CDS encoding efflux RND transporter permease subunit, with translation MSRFFIDRPVFAWVLAIVVMLGGLLSLRTLSISQYPQIAPTTVRISTTYAGADAQTVENSVTKVIEQGMTGIDNLDYMTSTSTSTGSSQITLTFTSAANPDTAQVQVQNKLQLVTSLLPQTVQNTGLSVTKSSTGFLMVIGFVSSDGKLSSIDLADFVNSTLNDALKRVEGVGDTQMFGSGYAMRIWIDPDKLAKYALMPGEVATAIEAQNTQVSAGQLGGLPARTGQQLNATVTARSRLQTPEQFRNIILKSATDGSLVRLNDVASVELGAESYTTSAAYNGRPAAGLAVNLATGANAISTARAVKAAIARASSTFPQGVEVVYPYDTTPFVELSIEEVVKTLIEAIILVFIVMFVFLQNIRATLIPTLAVPVVLLGTFGVLAIFGYSINTLTMFAMVLAIGLLVDDAIVVVENVERVMREEGLSPRDATRKSMDEITNALVGIATVLSAVFVPMAFFGGSVGIIYRQFSVTIVSAMILSVLVALVLTPALCATVLRPPKNQATRTGVFGWFNRVSDRGTQAYRNAAKGVIRRSGRFLLVFVAIVVAIGVMFVRLPGSFLPQEDQGILMTSVQLPVGATQDRTLRILEEVKEHYLTQEKNAVEGVFTTAGFGFGGQGQNVGLAFVRLRPFAERRSAALSAQAVAGRAMMAFRGIKDGLAFALAPPAIQGMGNSSGFDFYLQDVNGAGHTELMETRNRLLELAAQNKLLANARPNGQEDEPQFSVDIDQEKASALGVSLTDINTTLSTAWGSSYVNDFVDRGRVKKVYLQSDRDFRMQPDDLGRWYVRNSSNTMVPFSAFASGRWTFGSPRLERYNGSAAVEIQGEAASGISSGTAMEEISDLVKQLPSGYAHQWTGLSAQEQLSSNQATSLYVISVLVVFLSLAALYESWSIPFAVMLSVPIGIFGALLTATMFGQTNDVYFKVGLLTTIGLAAKNAILIIEFALERQESGIDLVEATLEAARQRLRPILMTSFAFILGVMPLAFASGAGSGAQNSIGIGVMGGMIASTALGTIFVPLLFVTVRRVFKGGHVKRDALRETDPAPETIQP, from the coding sequence ATGTCTCGTTTCTTCATCGATCGCCCGGTTTTTGCTTGGGTGCTCGCTATCGTCGTCATGCTGGGCGGCCTACTCTCCCTCAGAACGCTTTCGATATCACAGTACCCGCAGATCGCCCCGACCACGGTACGCATCAGCACAACCTACGCGGGCGCGGATGCCCAGACTGTCGAGAACTCGGTGACCAAGGTCATTGAGCAGGGAATGACCGGTATCGACAATCTCGATTACATGACCTCGACTTCGACGTCGACCGGCTCGTCGCAAATCACGCTCACCTTCACTAGCGCGGCGAATCCCGATACGGCGCAGGTGCAGGTGCAGAACAAACTCCAACTCGTCACTTCGTTGCTGCCTCAAACCGTACAGAATACCGGCCTTTCCGTTACGAAATCGTCGACGGGCTTCCTTATGGTGATTGGCTTCGTCTCGTCCGACGGCAAACTCTCCTCAATCGATCTCGCCGACTTCGTCAACAGCACACTGAACGATGCGCTCAAGCGCGTGGAAGGCGTCGGCGACACCCAAATGTTCGGATCCGGTTACGCCATGCGCATCTGGATCGACCCCGACAAGCTAGCCAAATACGCGCTAATGCCGGGCGAAGTCGCTACCGCGATCGAAGCGCAGAACACGCAAGTTTCTGCCGGCCAGCTCGGCGGCCTACCGGCGCGCACGGGGCAGCAGCTCAACGCGACCGTGACCGCGCGCAGTCGCCTCCAGACTCCCGAGCAGTTCCGCAACATCATCCTCAAAAGCGCCACCGATGGTTCGCTGGTACGGCTGAACGACGTCGCCAGTGTCGAGCTAGGCGCCGAAAGCTACACCACCAGCGCGGCGTACAATGGAAGACCGGCTGCCGGCCTCGCTGTCAATCTGGCGACCGGCGCGAACGCCATCAGCACCGCGCGGGCAGTCAAAGCCGCTATCGCGCGCGCCTCCTCAACGTTTCCGCAAGGCGTCGAGGTGGTCTATCCTTATGACACTACGCCATTCGTGGAACTATCGATCGAAGAGGTGGTGAAGACGCTGATCGAGGCAATCATTCTCGTCTTCATCGTTATGTTTGTCTTTTTGCAGAATATCCGAGCCACTCTGATTCCTACACTGGCGGTTCCTGTTGTCCTGCTTGGCACGTTCGGTGTGCTCGCCATCTTCGGCTATTCCATCAACACGCTGACCATGTTCGCCATGGTGCTGGCGATCGGGCTTCTGGTCGACGACGCGATCGTTGTGGTTGAGAACGTCGAGCGCGTTATGCGGGAGGAAGGACTTTCTCCAAGAGATGCAACGCGGAAGTCCATGGATGAGATCACGAACGCGCTCGTCGGCATCGCAACCGTGCTGTCCGCTGTGTTCGTGCCGATGGCATTCTTCGGCGGCTCCGTTGGTATCATTTATCGACAGTTCTCGGTCACGATCGTGTCGGCAATGATCCTGTCGGTGCTGGTCGCGCTCGTGCTGACGCCTGCGTTGTGCGCGACCGTCCTGCGCCCTCCCAAGAATCAAGCGACGCGGACCGGGGTGTTCGGCTGGTTCAACCGCGTATCCGATCGGGGAACACAAGCCTATCGCAACGCCGCGAAGGGCGTCATACGACGATCCGGGCGTTTCCTGCTCGTTTTCGTAGCCATTGTCGTCGCGATCGGCGTGATGTTCGTGCGCCTGCCGGGTTCATTCCTGCCCCAGGAAGATCAGGGCATTCTGATGACCAGCGTGCAGCTTCCGGTGGGCGCGACGCAGGATAGGACGCTGCGCATCCTCGAGGAAGTCAAGGAGCACTACCTCACGCAGGAGAAGAATGCCGTCGAAGGCGTATTCACCACGGCTGGCTTCGGCTTCGGCGGCCAAGGGCAGAACGTCGGGCTTGCCTTCGTCCGGTTGAGACCTTTTGCCGAACGCAGATCGGCGGCGTTGTCCGCGCAAGCCGTCGCCGGACGCGCCATGATGGCATTTCGCGGCATCAAGGACGGACTGGCGTTCGCGCTTGCTCCTCCGGCCATCCAGGGTATGGGCAACTCCAGCGGCTTCGACTTCTATCTGCAGGATGTCAACGGCGCCGGGCACACCGAACTGATGGAGACGCGCAACCGGCTCCTGGAACTGGCGGCACAGAATAAACTTCTCGCCAATGCCCGCCCGAATGGCCAAGAAGACGAACCGCAGTTCTCGGTCGACATTGATCAGGAAAAAGCTAGCGCGCTTGGCGTGAGCCTCACGGATATCAACACGACGCTTTCGACGGCCTGGGGCAGCAGCTATGTCAACGATTTTGTCGACCGCGGTCGGGTCAAGAAAGTCTACCTGCAATCGGACCGGGATTTTCGGATGCAGCCAGATGACCTTGGCCGGTGGTACGTGCGAAATTCGTCGAACACCATGGTGCCGTTCTCGGCCTTTGCATCCGGCCGCTGGACATTCGGATCTCCGCGGCTCGAGCGATACAACGGCTCCGCGGCGGTCGAGATCCAGGGGGAAGCCGCTTCCGGCATCAGTTCAGGTACTGCTATGGAGGAAATCAGCGATCTCGTAAAGCAATTGCCCTCCGGCTACGCCCATCAATGGACCGGCCTTTCCGCGCAAGAGCAATTGTCGAGCAATCAAGCTACTTCGCTTTATGTGATCTCGGTGCTCGTGGTGTTCTTGTCTCTCGCGGCCCTGTATGAAAGCTGGTCGATCCCGTTCGCAGTCATGCTTTCGGTTCCGATCGGAATCTTCGGCGCACTTCTGACGGCAACCATGTTCGGTCAGACCAACGACGTCTATTTCAAGGTCGGCTTGCTGACGACTATCGGCCTCGCGGCAAAGAACGCCATCCTGATCATCGAATTCGCGCTTGAGCGGCAGGAGTCGGGCATCGACCTCGTCGAGGCGACGCTCGAAGCAGCTCGCCAGCGCCTTCGTCCGATTCTCATGACGTCCTTTGCCTTCATCCTGGGTGTCATGCCGCTTGCCTTCGCATCCGGAGCGGGCTCCGGCGCGCAGAATTCGATCGGCATTGGTGTCATGGGCGGCATGATCGCAAGCACTGCGCTTGGAACAATTTTCGTGCCGCTCCTCTTCGTCACCGTGCGCCGGGTATTCAAAGGCGGCCACGTAAAGCGCGATGCGCTGCGAGAAACCGATCCGGCGCCGGAGACGATCCAGCCATGA
- a CDS encoding efflux transporter outer membrane subunit produces MLVLLLSIQLLTGCAVGPDYGSPSTELPTRWSNAKATKPPPVPNLSHWWRRLKDPVLNALIKEAVDGNLDVASAKGRIREARATRRQAVGALFPQVAGSGSATRNQASAVSAGDGGTGTYNQFQAGFDASWELDLFGGNRRAVEAATYGVDAAEDDLRATLLTLVGDVAAYYAEARGYQARIALARRTASSQRETAALTQKKFDAGSSSAVDVAKASAQAATTEANIPAYETSYAQAVHRLGVLLGRDPTALTQPLRRSAPIPAPRLPLPTGIPADVLVMRPDVRRAERQLAQYTAKIGQAEAALYPSVTLTGSVSTTGLKIGDLGKSSSIGWSFGPTVSIPIFNGGKLRAAVEIAQAQRDQYHIAWRSAVLSALEDVENSIVSLAQERIRIQSLSKAAQRYREAARLSRSLYETGSSSFLDVLDAERSLYTAEDSLLQSRVAIATDYIALSKALGGGWDGTIDSSRPDVNDVNTGPHIPVSQ; encoded by the coding sequence TTGCTCGTCCTGTTGCTTTCAATCCAATTGCTGACCGGATGCGCTGTGGGCCCCGACTATGGATCTCCCTCCACTGAACTTCCGACGCGTTGGTCGAACGCAAAGGCTACCAAGCCGCCGCCGGTTCCAAATCTCTCCCATTGGTGGCGTCGTCTAAAGGATCCAGTTCTGAACGCACTCATCAAGGAAGCCGTGGACGGCAATCTCGACGTGGCAAGCGCAAAAGGACGAATTCGCGAGGCGCGTGCGACGCGTCGGCAAGCGGTCGGCGCCTTGTTCCCACAGGTCGCGGGCTCCGGCTCGGCTACCCGAAATCAGGCCAGCGCGGTCTCGGCAGGCGACGGGGGGACAGGTACCTATAATCAGTTCCAGGCCGGCTTTGATGCCAGTTGGGAGCTGGATCTGTTCGGCGGCAATCGTCGGGCCGTCGAGGCCGCAACCTATGGAGTCGACGCGGCAGAAGACGATTTGCGCGCAACGTTGCTGACCCTGGTCGGAGACGTAGCGGCCTACTACGCCGAAGCCCGCGGTTATCAAGCGCGTATCGCGCTCGCGCGCCGCACCGCGTCCTCGCAGCGCGAGACCGCGGCGCTGACGCAAAAAAAATTCGATGCCGGTTCTTCCTCCGCAGTCGATGTAGCCAAGGCTTCGGCTCAGGCCGCAACCACGGAAGCCAACATACCTGCTTACGAGACATCCTATGCGCAAGCCGTGCACCGGCTTGGGGTGCTCCTGGGCCGGGATCCGACGGCGTTGACGCAGCCACTTCGCCGCAGTGCGCCTATTCCGGCGCCGCGCCTGCCGTTGCCGACGGGTATTCCGGCCGACGTTCTTGTCATGCGGCCTGACGTCCGTCGGGCCGAGCGTCAATTGGCGCAGTATACGGCCAAAATCGGCCAGGCGGAGGCCGCGCTCTATCCAAGCGTCACCCTCACCGGCTCGGTGTCGACGACCGGCCTCAAGATCGGCGATCTCGGCAAGAGTTCGTCCATCGGATGGTCATTCGGCCCGACGGTCAGCATTCCCATCTTCAACGGTGGCAAGCTGCGTGCTGCCGTCGAAATCGCGCAGGCCCAGCGCGACCAATACCACATCGCTTGGCGCTCCGCCGTGCTTTCTGCGCTCGAGGACGTGGAAAACTCGATTGTCTCGCTGGCGCAGGAGCGCATCAGGATCCAGAGCCTTTCAAAGGCCGCCCAGCGTTACCGCGAGGCGGCGCGCCTATCGCGCTCGCTTTACGAGACCGGCTCGTCGAGTTTTCTCGACGTGCTCGATGCCGAACGCTCGCTTTACACGGCGGAAGATTCGCTTTTGCAGAGCCGCGTCGCCATCGCAACCGATTACATCGCGCTTTCCAAGGCGCTCGGCGGTGGCTGGGACGGCACGATCGACAGTTCGCGGCCGGACGTGAATGACGTCAATACCGGGCCGCACATACCAGTTTCGCAGTAG
- a CDS encoding efflux RND transporter periplasmic adaptor subunit: MLFSEQTATMITAPATIGDIEETVLASGTLKPVKLVAVGAQASGRVTSLKVSLGQMVRAGDLIAEIDSLTQQNSLRTAQATLAYTRAQRLEKEASLVLAEATLARQQLTWAQKASSRADYDSAEATVKTTRAQIAQLDAQIVQAEVGIETARINLDYTRITAPIDGTVLSTVTQEGQTVNAVQSAPTIVILGQLDTMTVRAEISEADVVRVRPGQPVYFTILGDRDHRHYARLDSIEPAPESIRNDSSFSATNATTANSSSSSSSSSTSAVYYNGIFTIPNTDRKLRTYMTAEVHIVLAEARKVLTIPAAALGNASPDGASTVRIAESGGRIKSRTIKIGLNNKITVEVKAGLREGEHVVIGEKSRGASVAGAVPPPPGEF; this comes from the coding sequence ATGCTGTTTTCGGAGCAGACCGCGACCATGATCACGGCTCCGGCGACAATCGGTGACATCGAGGAGACAGTGCTGGCTAGCGGCACGCTGAAACCCGTCAAGCTCGTCGCCGTCGGCGCACAGGCTTCCGGTCGTGTCACATCCTTGAAAGTTTCTCTCGGACAGATGGTAAGAGCCGGAGATCTGATCGCGGAGATCGATTCCCTGACGCAGCAGAATTCGTTGCGGACGGCGCAAGCCACGCTGGCTTACACTCGCGCCCAGCGTCTCGAGAAGGAGGCAAGCCTTGTTTTGGCCGAGGCTACTCTCGCTCGCCAGCAACTTACCTGGGCGCAGAAAGCGTCGTCGCGCGCTGACTATGATTCCGCCGAAGCGACCGTGAAGACAACGCGCGCGCAGATCGCGCAGCTCGACGCCCAGATCGTGCAGGCAGAGGTAGGAATCGAGACCGCGCGCATCAATCTAGACTACACCCGTATTACGGCTCCTATTGACGGCACGGTGCTCTCAACCGTGACCCAGGAAGGTCAGACGGTGAATGCCGTTCAGTCGGCGCCGACCATCGTTATTCTTGGCCAGCTCGACACCATGACGGTGCGCGCGGAGATCTCCGAGGCAGACGTCGTCAGGGTCCGTCCAGGTCAGCCGGTCTATTTTACTATCCTCGGCGATCGTGACCATCGTCACTACGCAAGACTGGATTCCATAGAGCCGGCGCCGGAATCGATCCGCAATGACAGCAGTTTCAGTGCAACCAACGCAACGACTGCCAATAGCAGTTCCTCGTCATCGTCATCGTCCACGTCCGCTGTCTACTACAACGGGATATTCACCATCCCGAACACGGATAGGAAACTTCGAACCTACATGACCGCGGAGGTTCATATTGTTCTCGCCGAAGCCCGCAAGGTACTAACAATCCCGGCGGCCGCACTCGGCAACGCCTCACCGGATGGAGCCAGTACGGTGCGGATCGCCGAGTCCGGCGGCAGGATCAAGTCTCGAACGATCAAGATCGGCCTCAACAACAAGATCACGGTTGAAGTGAAAGCGGGTCTTAGGGAGGGTGAGCACGTCGTGATCGGAGAAAAGAGCCGAGGCGCGTCCGTGGCGGGTGCGGTCCCCCCACCGCCCGGGGAATTCTAG
- a CDS encoding MacB family efflux pump subunit, giving the protein MAPLIVLENLCRHFVAGDAAVVALREVYLTIKAGEMVAIVGASGSGKSTLMNILGCIDRPTTGSYRISGRETAALDIDELATLRREHFGFIFQRYHLLSELNALANVEMPAIYAGVSPRDRGARAGTLLARLGMTDRTSHRPGQLSGGQQQRVSIARALINGAKVLLADEPTGALDSTAGEQVLRILDELHAEGRTVIIVTHDMAVARHAERIIELHDGAIVSDRRTERARPAPAAHSLAVKAGPAPARWRTQIDRLGEALRMALASMKAHRLRTALTMLGIIIGVVSVVCVVALGEGSRRQVLSSISNLGTNTLEIFPGKDFGDVRSGKIKTLVLADARALAQQPYVAAVTPTVSTSLTLRYGSVEASALVNGVSEQYFDVKGTKLAEGLFFDAGGVRSLSQDIVIDDNTRKALFAGDAGSSVGRTILVGKVPCRIVGVIRPQQNGFGSSANPSVYLPYTTVQARFLGDSSLRSISLRVADDTASDAAELAAVGFLKQRHGIKDFFILNTDDIRRTITSTAQVLTLLVAAIAVISLIVGGIGVMNIMLVSVSERTGEIGLRMAVGARRSDILQQFLIEAVLVCLIGGMIGILAALGFGAVFNALSPAFHLVYSVSSIVAAFACSTLVGIVFGYLPARNASLLDPVVALSR; this is encoded by the coding sequence ATGGCTCCTCTCATCGTCCTTGAGAACCTTTGTCGGCATTTCGTCGCTGGCGATGCCGCCGTCGTTGCACTGAGGGAAGTCTATCTCACTATCAAAGCCGGTGAAATGGTGGCCATTGTCGGAGCGTCGGGCTCGGGCAAATCGACGCTGATGAACATACTCGGCTGCATTGATCGACCAACCACCGGAAGCTACCGCATTTCAGGAAGGGAGACGGCCGCGCTGGACATCGACGAGTTGGCTACGCTGCGGCGCGAGCACTTCGGCTTCATTTTTCAGCGCTATCACCTGTTATCGGAACTGAACGCACTCGCCAACGTCGAGATGCCGGCCATCTATGCCGGAGTGTCACCGCGCGATCGGGGCGCGAGAGCTGGTACCCTGCTTGCCCGGCTTGGCATGACAGACCGGACCAGCCACAGGCCCGGTCAGCTTTCGGGAGGACAACAACAGCGCGTCTCCATTGCTCGAGCGCTCATCAATGGTGCCAAAGTCCTTCTTGCAGATGAGCCGACCGGCGCGCTGGACAGCACGGCCGGTGAACAGGTGTTGCGCATTCTCGACGAGTTGCACGCCGAGGGACGAACAGTCATAATCGTCACTCACGATATGGCGGTGGCCCGCCACGCCGAACGCATCATCGAACTCCATGACGGGGCCATCGTCTCCGACCGGCGGACGGAGCGAGCCCGCCCTGCGCCGGCCGCGCACAGTCTAGCCGTAAAAGCTGGTCCGGCCCCAGCGCGGTGGCGGACGCAGATCGATCGGCTCGGAGAGGCACTACGTATGGCGCTCGCGTCCATGAAAGCTCATCGACTGCGAACCGCCCTCACCATGCTCGGGATCATCATCGGCGTTGTTTCGGTGGTATGCGTGGTAGCGCTCGGCGAAGGATCGCGTCGCCAAGTCCTCTCCAGTATCAGCAATCTTGGCACCAACACACTGGAAATCTTCCCCGGCAAGGATTTCGGCGACGTTCGTTCTGGCAAGATCAAAACCCTGGTGCTTGCGGATGCGCGAGCGCTCGCCCAGCAGCCCTATGTCGCCGCGGTGACCCCAACCGTTTCGACAAGCCTGACGCTCCGTTACGGCTCGGTGGAGGCAAGCGCCCTGGTGAACGGCGTCAGCGAACAGTATTTTGACGTGAAGGGCACCAAGCTTGCCGAGGGATTGTTCTTTGACGCCGGCGGCGTTCGCAGTCTGTCCCAGGACATCGTTATCGACGACAACACGCGCAAGGCGCTTTTCGCGGGTGACGCTGGCAGCTCCGTCGGCCGGACCATTCTAGTTGGTAAGGTGCCATGCCGCATCGTTGGTGTCATACGTCCGCAACAGAACGGATTTGGTTCGAGTGCCAATCCGTCAGTCTATCTACCCTACACGACGGTCCAAGCGCGGTTTCTCGGCGATTCTTCGCTGCGAAGTATCTCGCTGCGCGTTGCCGACGACACCGCGAGCGATGCCGCCGAACTGGCCGCCGTCGGTTTCCTCAAACAGCGACACGGAATAAAGGACTTCTTTATCCTCAACACTGACGACATTCGCCGGACGATCACGAGTACCGCCCAGGTGCTGACCCTGCTGGTCGCTGCCATTGCCGTTATCTCGCTGATCGTCGGCGGTATCGGAGTGATGAACATCATGCTTGTCTCAGTTTCCGAACGGACCGGTGAGATCGGGCTGCGCATGGCGGTCGGCGCTCGCCGAAGCGACATCCTGCAACAGTTCCTGATCGAAGCGGTTTTGGTGTGTCTGATTGGCGGCATGATCGGCATTCTTGCGGCATTGGGATTTGGCGCGGTCTTCAACGCTCTCTCCCCCGCCTTCCATCTGGTCTATTCCGTGAGCTCTATCGTTGCCGCGTTCGCTTGCTCGACACTAGTCGGTATCGTGTTTGGATATCTACCGGCCAGGAACGCGTCACTTCTCGATCCGGTCGTGGCTCTATCGCGGTAA